From the genome of Candidatus Omnitrophota bacterium, one region includes:
- a CDS encoding four helix bundle protein codes for MEEKIKSFKDLRIWKKGIEIVEDSYRITKAFPKEEIYGLTSQIRRASVSVPSNIAEGFKRYHNKEYRQFLFIALGSLAELETQLIVAEKLKYVSFEDLKNVFEKMNYLGKMISSLLKKLV; via the coding sequence ATGGAAGAGAAGATAAAAAGTTTTAAGGATCTTCGGATTTGGAAAAAAGGCATTGAGATAGTAGAAGATTCTTATCGGATAACAAAAGCTTTTCCTAAAGAAGAAATTTACGGACTGACTTCTCAGATTAGACGTGCGAGCGTATCGGTTCCTTCAAATATTGCAGAAGGTTTTAAAAGGTATCATAACAAGGAGTATCGACAATTTTTGTTTATTGCTCTTGGTTCTTTGGCAGAGCTGGAAACGCAACTGATTGTAGCTGAAAAGTTAAAATATGTTAGTTTCGAAGATTTAAAAAATGTTTTTGAAAAAATGAATTACTTGGGCAAGATGATTTCTTCGCTTTTGAAGAAATTGGTTTAG